Below is a window of Streptomyces spongiicola DNA.
AGGTCATGATCGCCGAGACGGCTCCCGAGATCGCCGAGGAGTACTACGTCTCCTACCTGCTCGACCGCGCCAACCGCACCTTCCTGGCCATGGCCTCGGTCGCGGGCGGCATGGACATCGAGGAGGTCGCCGCGACGACCCCCGAGAAGCTCGCCAAGATCCCCGTCGACGCCAACGAGGGCGTCACCGCCGCGAAGGCCCGTGAGATCGTCGAGGCCGCGCAGTTCCCGGCCGACGTGGCCGAGCAGGTCGCCGAGATCCTCGTGACCCTGTGGAAGACCTTCGTCGCCGAGGACGCCCTCCTCGTCGAGGTCAACCCCCTCGCCAAGGTCGCCGACGGCCGCGTCATCGCGCTGGACGGCAAGGTGTCGCTGGACGCCAACGCCGAGTTCCGCCAGCCGGAGCACGAGGCGCTCGAGGACAAGGCCTCGGCCAACCCGCTCGAGGCCGCGGCCAAGGCCAAGGGCCTCAACTACGTCAAGCTCGACGGCGAGGTCGGCATCATCGGCAACGGCGCGGGCCTGGTCATGTCGACCCTCGACGTCGTCGCCTACGCGGGTGAGAAGCACAGCGGCGTCAAGCCCGCCAACTTCCTCGACATCGGCGGCGGCGCCTCCGCGGAGGTCATGGCCAACGGCCTGGAGATCATCCTCGGCGACCCGGACGTGAAGTCCGTCTTCGTCAACGTCTTCGGCGGCATCACCGCTTGCGACGCGGTCGCCAACGGCATCGTGCAGGCCCTGGAACTCCTCGAGGCCAAGGGCGAGGCCGTGACGAAGCCGCTGGTCGTGCGTCTCGACGGCAACAACGCGGAGCTGGGTCGCCAGATCCTCGCGGACCGCA
It encodes the following:
- the sucC gene encoding ADP-forming succinate--CoA ligase subunit beta is translated as MDLFEYQARDLFAKHGVPVLAGEVIDTPEAAREATERLGGRSVVKAQVKVGGRGKAGGVKLAATPDEAVARATDILGMDIKGHTVHKVMIAETAPEIAEEYYVSYLLDRANRTFLAMASVAGGMDIEEVAATTPEKLAKIPVDANEGVTAAKAREIVEAAQFPADVAEQVAEILVTLWKTFVAEDALLVEVNPLAKVADGRVIALDGKVSLDANAEFRQPEHEALEDKASANPLEAAAKAKGLNYVKLDGEVGIIGNGAGLVMSTLDVVAYAGEKHSGVKPANFLDIGGGASAEVMANGLEIILGDPDVKSVFVNVFGGITACDAVANGIVQALELLEAKGEAVTKPLVVRLDGNNAELGRQILADRNHPLVERVDTMDGAADKAAELAAK